From one Candidatus Rhodoluna planktonica genomic stretch:
- the galK gene encoding galactokinase gives MSQSLAKKTAAAFVEKFGYEPTGVWSAPGRVNLIGEHTDYNEGFVFPLAINRRTYTAFGKRSDGVFRVATSFSDQTHQVLLSEISAGQNYDWAAYPFGMAWAVIQKAKAAGLEVDLSAGFDCFIDSDVPVGAGLSSSAAIECAVGVAINELWNLNLDDRTLAQAGQLGENEIVGAPTGIMDQSASMLGQLDHAVFLDCRTLETQAIELGFAAAGLELLIIDTRVAHRLVDGGYAERRAACERGAELLGASSLRDVSEADLTRAREIMDDVTFRRVRHVVTENQRVLDTIKTLREKGPAAIGRLMYQSHQSMRDDFEISIDELDTAVETALAHGAIGARMTGGGFGGAAIALTPIEKISEVTLAVLAEFENLGYATPNIFSVSAADGAAREQLI, from the coding sequence TTGAGCCAGTCTTTAGCCAAAAAAACCGCAGCTGCCTTCGTCGAAAAGTTCGGCTACGAACCGACTGGCGTTTGGTCTGCCCCCGGTCGAGTGAATCTAATCGGTGAGCACACCGACTACAACGAAGGCTTCGTTTTTCCCCTTGCCATTAATCGCCGAACCTACACAGCGTTCGGAAAACGAAGCGATGGTGTTTTTCGAGTCGCGACCAGCTTTTCAGATCAGACTCACCAAGTTTTGCTTTCTGAGATTTCTGCCGGACAAAACTATGACTGGGCTGCCTACCCGTTTGGTATGGCTTGGGCGGTAATTCAGAAAGCTAAAGCGGCTGGCCTTGAAGTTGATCTTTCGGCCGGCTTCGATTGTTTCATTGACTCAGATGTGCCAGTAGGCGCAGGTCTATCTTCATCTGCCGCTATCGAATGCGCGGTCGGCGTCGCAATTAATGAGCTTTGGAATCTAAATCTTGACGACAGAACCTTGGCTCAAGCGGGGCAACTTGGTGAAAACGAAATTGTTGGCGCGCCTACCGGAATTATGGACCAGTCGGCATCGATGCTTGGCCAGCTAGATCATGCGGTATTTCTAGATTGCCGCACGCTAGAAACTCAAGCCATCGAACTCGGTTTTGCCGCAGCGGGTCTGGAACTTCTCATCATCGATACTCGAGTGGCTCACCGTCTCGTCGATGGCGGCTATGCCGAGCGTCGCGCAGCTTGCGAACGCGGTGCCGAGCTGCTTGGTGCCAGCAGCCTGCGCGATGTGTCCGAAGCAGATTTGACCCGAGCTCGCGAAATCATGGATGACGTCACATTCCGCCGAGTAAGACACGTGGTCACCGAGAATCAGCGCGTTCTCGACACCATCAAAACTCTTCGCGAAAAAGGGCCTGCTGCAATCGGTCGACTAATGTACCAGTCGCACCAATCAATGCGCGACGACTTTGAGATTTCAATTGATGAACTAGATACAGCCGTCGAAACCGCGCTGGCTCACGGAGCAATTGGAGCCCGAATGACCGGAGGTGGCTTTGGCGGGGCGGCGATTGCGCTAACCCCGATCGAGAAAATCTCTGAGGTTACCTTGGCTGTGTTGGCCGAGTTTGAAAACCTGGGTTACGCCACACCAAACATCTTTTCGGTTTCAGCCGCGGACGGGGCTGCCCGCGAACAACTCATTTAG
- the galT gene encoding galactose-1-phosphate uridylyltransferase, with protein sequence MTGIKKISAKLADGRDLLFFDDVDSKLPATRLADTRELPERPPVAQMRLDSLTGDWISVAAHRHGRAFLPPANQCPLCPTTTTNQSEMPDFFDVAVFENKSPSFGPTLPEVDDENYAVVADLKLGSTRDSIGRCEVVVFSPEHLGSLGQMAVSRVRTVIEAWADRTTTLQALPGIRQVFPFENRGQEIGVTLHHPHGQIYAYPYVTPRTKKLLSSIAAFGDDLFEQTLQFEKSSERVLIAGEHFTAYVPFAARWPIEIHLLPHRHVNHFGQLTEAEKDELASIYSKLLKALDLIYDTPTPYIAAWHQAPLVAGGEKVRLQLQITSPRRAEDKLKYLAGSESAMGAFIADFPPEVAAELLRGAIR encoded by the coding sequence ATGACGGGGATCAAAAAGATCAGTGCGAAATTAGCAGACGGTCGAGACCTACTCTTCTTCGATGATGTCGATTCAAAACTGCCCGCAACTCGTCTGGCCGACACCCGTGAACTTCCAGAACGACCCCCGGTCGCGCAAATGCGCCTTGACTCACTAACCGGGGATTGGATTTCGGTTGCTGCACACCGACACGGACGAGCATTTCTGCCGCCAGCAAACCAGTGCCCACTCTGCCCGACCACAACGACAAACCAGTCTGAAATGCCGGATTTCTTTGACGTGGCCGTATTTGAAAATAAAAGCCCGTCTTTTGGCCCAACACTGCCCGAAGTTGATGACGAAAACTATGCTGTGGTAGCTGATTTGAAACTTGGTTCAACTCGCGATTCGATTGGACGATGCGAGGTTGTGGTTTTTAGCCCAGAACACCTTGGGTCTCTCGGTCAGATGGCAGTTAGTCGAGTCAGAACTGTTATCGAGGCTTGGGCAGATCGCACCACGACACTTCAGGCGCTACCGGGAATACGGCAGGTTTTTCCATTTGAAAACCGCGGTCAAGAAATTGGCGTAACCCTCCACCACCCCCACGGCCAGATTTACGCCTACCCCTATGTCACTCCAAGAACCAAGAAGCTTCTTAGTTCGATTGCTGCTTTCGGCGACGACCTGTTCGAACAAACTCTGCAGTTTGAAAAATCAAGTGAGAGAGTCTTGATTGCTGGCGAGCACTTCACCGCATACGTTCCTTTCGCGGCTCGTTGGCCTATCGAAATTCACCTGCTGCCTCATCGTCACGTAAACCACTTTGGTCAACTAACCGAAGCTGAAAAAGACGAATTGGCAAGCATCTACTCGAAGTTGCTAAAAGCTCTCGATTTGATTTACGACACACCAACCCCGTACATCGCTGCGTGGCATCAAGCCCCGCTAGTTGCTGGCGGAGAAAAAGTAAGGTTGCAGTTGCAAATTACCTCGCCAAGACGGGCTGAGGACAAACTAAAGTACCTGGCCGGTTCAGAATCAGCCATGGGTGCTTTTATTGCCGACTTTCCACCTGAAGTTGCAGCCGAGCTGCTTAGAGGAGCTATTCGTTGA
- a CDS encoding SDR family NAD(P)-dependent oxidoreductase produces the protein MKILVVGGSGVLGGELVRQLRAAGHEILATATTVESAANIPSEASLRLLLDLRSDESIEVLANYLNDSLEGLDGIINASGVVTFGELASSPTLDKVFKINALGPINFFQQMLPLLRRSATPEKKPFVAAISGVVAELPMPGMAIYSASKSALSSYLRAMAKQERKNGVRFIDLRPGHTETGLATRPVEGQAPPMPTGMTAQSVVSKIVAAIEGDQAELAASAFN, from the coding sequence ATGAAAATCTTGGTTGTAGGTGGCTCTGGTGTTTTGGGCGGTGAGTTGGTTAGACAGCTTCGAGCCGCAGGCCACGAGATTTTGGCCACCGCGACCACAGTCGAGTCAGCCGCGAACATTCCAAGTGAGGCATCGCTGCGACTGCTTCTTGATTTGAGGTCGGATGAATCAATTGAAGTCTTGGCCAACTATCTCAATGACTCACTCGAAGGCCTGGATGGCATTATCAACGCGTCCGGAGTTGTGACCTTCGGCGAACTTGCAAGCTCGCCAACCCTGGATAAAGTTTTCAAGATCAACGCCTTGGGACCAATCAACTTTTTTCAACAAATGTTGCCGTTGCTGCGCCGCAGCGCTACCCCAGAAAAGAAACCCTTTGTTGCGGCAATCAGCGGAGTTGTTGCCGAGCTACCAATGCCTGGAATGGCCATTTACTCGGCAAGTAAATCGGCGCTCAGCAGCTACCTTCGCGCCATGGCCAAACAGGAGCGCAAGAATGGCGTTCGATTCATAGATCTGAGACCGGGGCACACCGAAACCGGTTTGGCTACAAGACCAGTCGAAGGTCAAGCACCGCCGATGCCAACCGGAATGACAGCACAATCGGTTGTTTCAAAAATAGTTGCGGCGATCGAGGGCGACCAGGCCGAACTTGCGGCGAGCGCCTTTAACTAA
- a CDS encoding inorganic phosphate transporter — protein MDPIFVVVLVVSLALFFDFTNGFHDTANSSATAIATGALKPRVAVAIAAVMNLIGAFLSTAVAKTISVSLINEDVSLGAEMVFAGLTGAILWNLTTWFLGLPSSSSHALFGGLIGAAIAYAGVAAVNAPKVIEKVLIPALAAPVIAGLSAFLATRLAYWLTARSQEQRRKSGIGTGRANFRIGQIFTSSLVALSHGTNDAQKTMGVITLVLVASGLQEDGNHVEWWVIVSAALAIAIGTYSGGWRIIKTMGTGLAEIKPAQGLAAETATGVTILASSNLGFALSTTQVASGSVIGAGLGRKGGAIRWNKAGHIVTGWLFTLPAAGVVGAISAYITMAGPFGVLIDGILTLALIVTIFQMSRKSKIGHHNVLSEVEEASELVASPRQVRAAAKKAALAAKKAKKGKK, from the coding sequence ATGGATCCGATTTTCGTAGTGGTGCTGGTGGTTAGTCTGGCCCTGTTTTTCGATTTCACCAACGGTTTTCACGACACCGCCAACTCGAGCGCAACAGCAATCGCAACCGGCGCCTTGAAGCCGCGCGTGGCTGTTGCGATCGCCGCGGTCATGAATCTTATTGGCGCATTTTTATCAACCGCCGTAGCTAAAACAATTTCGGTCAGCCTCATTAACGAGGATGTCAGCTTGGGTGCCGAAATGGTATTTGCCGGTTTGACCGGCGCCATTCTCTGGAACCTCACCACCTGGTTCCTTGGTTTGCCATCATCCTCGTCGCACGCACTATTTGGTGGCCTAATCGGAGCAGCGATTGCCTACGCCGGCGTTGCAGCAGTGAACGCACCTAAGGTTATTGAGAAAGTGCTCATCCCCGCCCTAGCTGCACCTGTGATTGCCGGGCTTTCGGCATTCTTGGCCACTCGACTGGCCTACTGGCTCACCGCGCGCAGTCAAGAGCAACGTCGTAAATCAGGCATTGGAACCGGTCGTGCCAATTTCAGAATTGGTCAGATTTTCACCTCGTCGCTGGTTGCTCTATCGCACGGCACCAACGATGCGCAAAAAACTATGGGTGTAATCACACTGGTTTTGGTTGCCTCCGGTCTGCAAGAAGATGGAAACCACGTTGAGTGGTGGGTAATCGTCTCAGCAGCGCTAGCAATTGCGATCGGCACCTACTCGGGCGGTTGGCGCATCATCAAGACAATGGGCACCGGGCTTGCTGAAATTAAGCCAGCCCAAGGTTTGGCTGCAGAAACTGCGACCGGTGTCACAATTTTGGCATCGAGCAATCTTGGCTTCGCTCTATCTACCACTCAGGTGGCATCCGGTTCGGTAATCGGTGCCGGCCTTGGTCGCAAAGGCGGTGCTATTCGTTGGAACAAAGCTGGCCACATCGTGACCGGATGGTTGTTTACGTTGCCAGCCGCTGGAGTCGTTGGTGCCATTTCGGCATACATCACTATGGCTGGGCCATTCGGAGTTCTAATTGACGGAATTTTGACCTTGGCGCTGATTGTGACCATTTTCCAGATGTCTCGCAAGTCCAAGATCGGCCACCACAACGTGCTCAGCGAGGTGGAAGAGGCCAGCGAGCTGGTTGCATCACCGCGTCAGGTTCGTGCCGCTGCCAAGAAGGCAGCGCTCGCCGCAAAAAAGGCTAAGAAGGGTAAGAAGTAA
- a CDS encoding ABC transporter ATP-binding protein gives MSISAALSSKNFSVLPAEVVLENVSKTFGRGNRAVNVLADITLTVAKGEIVVLLGPSGCGKSTLLRLIAGLETKTSGQVKVDGHEVTGIDARTSVVFQEPRLLPWRSIRKNIELGTRGEDHSAEIDALISAVGLAGFENHLPRQVSGGMAQRAALARALSGFPGVLLLDEPFAALDALTRLQMQDLLLEVAAAAGSTVILVTHDIDEALHLADRVVVLGERGSGIAEIVEVNQARPRDRSHPALAPLRTELLSRFGIHP, from the coding sequence ATGTCAATCTCAGCAGCGCTTAGCAGCAAAAACTTCTCGGTATTACCGGCTGAAGTTGTGCTTGAAAATGTCAGCAAAACATTTGGCCGTGGAAACCGCGCCGTCAATGTTCTGGCCGACATTACACTAACCGTGGCCAAGGGTGAGATCGTTGTTTTGCTTGGCCCAAGCGGTTGTGGAAAATCTACTCTGCTAAGACTTATTGCCGGCTTAGAAACTAAAACTTCTGGGCAGGTTAAAGTCGATGGTCACGAAGTCACCGGCATTGATGCACGCACCAGCGTTGTTTTTCAAGAGCCTCGACTATTGCCTTGGCGTTCAATTCGCAAAAACATCGAATTGGGCACCCGAGGCGAAGATCATTCGGCAGAAATAGATGCGTTGATTAGCGCGGTAGGTCTTGCGGGGTTTGAAAATCATTTGCCTCGCCAGGTCTCCGGCGGCATGGCTCAACGAGCCGCTCTAGCCAGAGCACTGAGCGGGTTCCCCGGCGTGCTATTGCTAGATGAGCCGTTTGCTGCGCTCGATGCCCTGACTCGTTTACAAATGCAAGATTTACTGCTCGAGGTAGCGGCTGCCGCTGGCTCAACAGTAATTCTGGTCACCCACGATATTGATGAAGCCCTGCACCTGGCAGATCGAGTAGTAGTCCTTGGCGAACGCGGATCCGGCATTGCAGAAATCGTTGAAGTGAATCAAGCCCGGCCGCGCGATCGCAGCCACCCAGCTTTGGCGCCGCTCAGAACTGAGTTGCTGTCCAGATTTGGCATTCATCCATAA
- a CDS encoding aliphatic sulfonate ABC transporter substrate-binding protein, translating into MNKLFKKIAAVVVAASTAVVGLTGCVAGEGSAASAENGEALSVIKLDYAYWNPLSLVIKDQGWAEEEFAKQGATVEWVLSAGSSKALENLNAEAIDVASSAGSAAFAARANGATLKTIGVFSQPNWATTVVPKGSDITSVAALKGKKIAAASGTDPYFFLLRSLSDAGLSTADVEIVNLIHADGQKALESGDVDAWAGLDPLTATSERTAGSVILSSKPEYNSWGVLSVNEKFLAAHAAELEIVLSLYEKARTWIAENQDAAVAILARDASLDEGDARKVLLERTKVDVSIIPGAEQKSVLEAITPVLVAEGKIKSQEAADNALASIYDTAIAEKVAK; encoded by the coding sequence ATGAACAAGCTTTTCAAAAAAATTGCAGCCGTAGTCGTGGCCGCTTCCACCGCGGTAGTCGGTTTGACCGGCTGCGTAGCCGGCGAGGGTTCAGCGGCCAGCGCCGAAAACGGCGAGGCGCTGTCTGTAATCAAGCTCGACTATGCCTACTGGAACCCGCTAAGCCTGGTGATTAAAGACCAGGGTTGGGCAGAAGAAGAATTTGCCAAACAGGGTGCAACCGTCGAGTGGGTACTTTCGGCCGGAAGTTCGAAAGCCCTAGAAAACCTGAATGCAGAGGCAATTGATGTTGCATCAAGCGCCGGTTCGGCAGCATTTGCCGCTCGCGCGAATGGTGCAACTCTAAAAACGATTGGCGTTTTCAGTCAGCCAAACTGGGCGACCACTGTGGTACCTAAAGGCAGCGACATTACCTCGGTTGCCGCTCTGAAAGGCAAGAAAATTGCCGCCGCCTCCGGCACAGACCCATATTTCTTCTTGCTGCGCTCGCTAAGTGACGCGGGGCTTTCAACCGCGGATGTTGAAATCGTGAACCTAATTCACGCCGATGGTCAAAAGGCGCTTGAATCTGGCGATGTCGATGCTTGGGCAGGTCTAGATCCGCTGACCGCAACTTCAGAGCGCACCGCCGGATCAGTCATCCTTTCGTCAAAGCCTGAGTACAACAGCTGGGGAGTGCTTAGCGTGAACGAGAAATTCCTAGCGGCACACGCTGCCGAGCTCGAGATTGTGCTTTCGCTCTACGAAAAGGCACGAACTTGGATTGCCGAAAACCAAGATGCTGCCGTGGCAATTTTGGCTCGCGACGCATCATTGGATGAGGGCGACGCTCGCAAGGTCTTGCTAGAGCGCACCAAGGTTGACGTCTCGATCATCCCCGGTGCCGAGCAGAAGTCGGTACTTGAGGCAATCACTCCGGTGCTTGTGGCCGAAGGAAAAATCAAATCTCAAGAAGCTGCAGACAATGCGTTGGCTTCAATTTACGACACTGCAATTGCCGAGAAGGTAGCTAAGTAA
- a CDS encoding ABC transporter permease, translating to MSDTRSGSTAIKNSGNKTVRKLRNLGLGLVLPILVLVIWQTLSTNGSFSPTQLPQPGDIVLAAVELINRGTLLGHVAISAQRVLIGFLIGALLGIFLGSIVGLSKIAGRLLYPTVGALRAVPSLAWVPLLLIWMGIYEEPKITLIAIGAFFPVFTTVASGFKAVDRNLIEVGRSYGLRGAQLVTQILLPAASPTIFSGIRLGLAQAWLFLVAAELIASSKGLGFLLLDSQNTARTDILFLSIILLAILGKTSDWLVGLLEKRVLRWV from the coding sequence ATGTCTGACACAAGAAGCGGCAGCACCGCAATCAAGAACTCCGGCAACAAGACCGTGCGCAAACTACGTAATCTTGGCCTGGGTTTGGTGCTGCCGATTCTTGTGCTTGTAATCTGGCAAACGCTATCAACCAACGGTAGTTTCAGCCCCACCCAGTTGCCGCAACCGGGCGACATTGTGCTCGCTGCGGTAGAACTTATCAACCGCGGCACACTATTGGGCCACGTTGCAATCAGTGCTCAACGCGTGCTCATCGGTTTCTTAATCGGTGCCCTTCTGGGTATTTTTCTCGGTTCTATCGTGGGCCTGTCCAAAATCGCTGGTCGCCTGCTTTACCCTACCGTGGGCGCGCTGCGCGCGGTGCCATCGCTGGCTTGGGTTCCACTCTTGCTAATTTGGATGGGCATCTATGAAGAGCCCAAAATCACGCTGATTGCAATCGGTGCGTTCTTCCCGGTTTTCACCACGGTTGCCTCTGGATTCAAAGCTGTTGATCGTAATTTGATCGAAGTTGGTCGCAGCTACGGCCTGCGCGGGGCTCAGCTAGTCACCCAGATTCTGCTGCCGGCAGCTTCACCAACGATTTTTTCGGGTATTCGTTTAGGTTTGGCGCAGGCGTGGTTGTTCTTAGTTGCTGCCGAACTGATTGCCAGTTCGAAAGGCTTGGGCTTTTTATTGCTGGACAGTCAAAATACGGCCCGCACCGACATCCTGTTTTTGTCGATTATTTTGTTGGCAATTCTCGGCAAGACCAGCGACTGGTTGGTCGGCTTGCTTGAGAAGCGGGTTTTGCGCTGGGTTTAG
- a CDS encoding O-acetylhomoserine aminocarboxypropyltransferase/cysteine synthase family protein, with translation MSEKSKEHQFGFKTRSLHAGAVPDAATGARAVPIYQTTSFVFEDTKDAANLFALQKYGNIYSRIGNPTVASFEERIASLEGGLGAVATASGQAAEFITFAALTQAGDHIVSSSRLYGGTVTQLDVTMRRFGVDTTFVTGNSAEDYEAAIQENTKLIFVEVVSNPSSNVADLQAIADVAHKNGIPLIVDATTVTPYLCRPIEHGADIVIHSATKFLGGHGTTLGGVVVDSGNFHWDNGKFPTLVDPVPAYGDLQWWGNFGEYGFLTKLRTEQLRDIGPALAPHSAFLLLLGVETLSQRMKDHVTNAKAVAEWLDSDKRISWVKYAGLESHPDHALAKKYTPEGPGAVFSFGVEGGRKTGERFINSVQLLSHLANIGDAKTLVIHPASTTHQQLNTEQLAAAGVPEDLVRISVGIEDVEDIIWDLDQALTKATGVSR, from the coding sequence ATGAGTGAAAAGTCAAAAGAGCACCAGTTTGGTTTTAAGACCAGGTCGCTGCACGCTGGAGCCGTTCCCGACGCCGCCACTGGGGCTCGCGCTGTGCCGATCTACCAGACCACATCCTTCGTTTTTGAAGACACCAAGGATGCCGCGAATCTTTTCGCTCTGCAAAAGTACGGCAACATTTACAGCCGCATCGGAAACCCCACCGTGGCAAGTTTTGAAGAGCGAATTGCCAGCCTTGAAGGCGGACTCGGCGCGGTTGCAACTGCCAGCGGTCAAGCCGCTGAATTCATCACTTTTGCTGCCCTAACGCAAGCCGGCGATCACATTGTCTCTTCGTCTCGGCTATACGGCGGAACAGTAACTCAGCTTGACGTCACCATGCGTCGCTTTGGGGTTGATACGACTTTTGTAACAGGAAACTCAGCCGAAGACTATGAAGCGGCAATTCAAGAAAACACCAAACTCATTTTTGTCGAAGTGGTTTCCAACCCTTCCAGCAACGTTGCAGATTTGCAGGCCATCGCTGATGTTGCGCACAAAAACGGTATTCCGCTAATCGTCGACGCCACCACAGTCACGCCATACCTCTGCCGACCTATCGAACACGGGGCCGACATCGTTATTCACTCAGCAACGAAGTTTTTGGGTGGCCACGGAACAACTCTTGGTGGAGTCGTGGTCGACTCCGGCAACTTCCACTGGGACAATGGCAAATTCCCAACCCTGGTAGACCCGGTTCCGGCTTACGGAGATTTGCAGTGGTGGGGAAACTTTGGTGAATACGGGTTCCTGACCAAGTTGCGCACCGAACAATTGCGCGACATCGGTCCGGCACTCGCTCCGCACAGCGCCTTTTTGCTCTTGCTTGGTGTCGAGACTCTGTCGCAACGCATGAAAGATCATGTGACCAACGCCAAAGCTGTAGCCGAGTGGCTCGATTCGGACAAGCGAATTTCATGGGTAAAATACGCCGGTCTGGAATCGCATCCCGACCACGCATTGGCGAAGAAATACACCCCAGAAGGTCCGGGCGCCGTGTTTTCGTTTGGCGTTGAAGGCGGCCGCAAAACTGGCGAGCGTTTCATCAACAGCGTTCAGCTGCTAAGCCACCTGGCTAACATCGGCGACGCTAAGACCTTGGTCATCCACCCGGCATCTACTACACATCAGCAGCTCAACACCGAGCAACTCGCTGCGGCCGGTGTGCCAGAAGATTTGGTGCGAATCAGCGTCGGCATCGAAGATGTCGAAGACATCATTTGGGATCTTGACCAAGCACTGACCAAGGCAACGGGGGTTTCCCGATGA
- a CDS encoding CoA-binding protein — protein sequence MSWVEPNARERLRILQDSKVIAIVGASNNRARASYFVASYLKGFENYRVYFVNPMIDELLGDPVYKSLADLPEKPDIVDVFRKPSDTPAVFAEAAAAGAKTVWLQLGIFNEEVGELGQKAGINVVMNRCIKIEHARFHGGLHLAGFNTGVISSKRQAI from the coding sequence ATGAGTTGGGTCGAACCAAACGCACGTGAACGCCTGCGCATTTTGCAGGATTCGAAAGTTATTGCAATCGTTGGTGCTTCAAATAACCGGGCCAGGGCCTCATACTTTGTGGCAAGTTACCTCAAGGGCTTCGAGAACTATCGCGTTTATTTTGTGAATCCAATGATTGACGAATTACTCGGTGATCCGGTTTACAAATCATTGGCCGATTTACCTGAAAAACCAGATATCGTCGATGTCTTCCGCAAACCCAGTGATACTCCGGCTGTCTTTGCCGAGGCCGCTGCGGCGGGAGCGAAAACCGTTTGGTTGCAGCTTGGTATTTTCAACGAAGAGGTCGGCGAGTTGGGCCAAAAAGCTGGCATCAACGTGGTGATGAATCGCTGCATCAAAATTGAGCACGCTCGATTCCACGGTGGTCTCCACCTAGCTGGTTTCAACACCGGAGTAATTTCTTCAAAGAGGCAGGCAATCTAA
- a CDS encoding thioredoxin-like domain-containing protein → MAGPKTAKPLIGDTWFGTGDRNIKVEDLRGRFVLLDFWTLCCVNCHHVLAELRPIEKKYSDVLTVIGVHSPKFEHEKKPESVASGIERHDIHHPVLNDPNMATWAAYGVRAWPTLVLIDPRGDVIATYSGEGHAHAIDALLAELVDQYEQDGSLVRGKDIYVAPPQSSNLYRQPGKVEVIPERLRNFFNGADLLISNSGAHNLIAVSSANTDIALLTIGSKTRGNRDGDFENSEFAEPYGSYFLPAELAAEVGFDLVVADTANHKIRAIDLANQKVTTLVGTGEQWMQNDPTEGLGPQIRLSTPWDVTVIGRDLLIGMSGEHRIWAYNFDAKKTRIFAGTTNEGLVDGNLTEAWFAQPSALQPSQSLPDAFWLVDAETSALRLISGGKISSPVGKGLFDFGHVDGPASEALLQHPLGLDELPDGSVLIADTYNHSIRRFDPQTNQVSTVLRNLAEPSDVKVIETEAGPRMVVVEAAAGRISLHPISDSVMVAGDAMRTTRPALLIRDGAVSLDVVFNPPPGQKFDERYGPSTSLVISSTPKELLLSGAGTFTGLTKELQINPEIAEGVLHVAARGASCDDDGTEFAACHIHQQDWGIPVKVASSGSAEVQLVLSGKLEA, encoded by the coding sequence ATGGCTGGGCCAAAAACCGCTAAACCGCTAATCGGTGATACCTGGTTTGGTACCGGTGATCGCAACATCAAAGTTGAAGATCTTCGCGGCCGCTTTGTGCTGCTAGATTTCTGGACTCTTTGCTGCGTTAACTGCCACCACGTTTTAGCTGAACTTCGGCCGATTGAGAAAAAATACTCGGATGTACTCACCGTCATCGGTGTGCACTCACCCAAATTTGAACACGAGAAAAAGCCAGAATCTGTGGCCTCAGGAATTGAACGCCACGACATTCACCATCCGGTGTTGAACGACCCAAACATGGCAACCTGGGCTGCTTACGGGGTTCGCGCCTGGCCTACGCTAGTGCTCATCGACCCACGCGGCGACGTGATTGCAACTTATTCGGGCGAAGGGCACGCGCATGCGATTGATGCTCTGCTAGCCGAGCTGGTTGATCAATACGAGCAAGACGGTTCTTTGGTCAGAGGCAAAGATATATATGTTGCTCCGCCGCAGTCGAGCAATCTCTACCGCCAGCCTGGCAAGGTCGAAGTTATCCCCGAAAGACTGCGCAACTTTTTCAACGGAGCAGACCTGCTGATTAGTAACAGCGGTGCGCACAACCTGATTGCTGTTTCGTCGGCGAACACTGATATCGCCCTGCTGACTATCGGGTCCAAAACACGAGGCAACCGAGACGGCGACTTTGAAAACAGTGAATTTGCCGAACCCTACGGCAGCTATTTTTTGCCAGCCGAGCTAGCTGCTGAAGTGGGCTTCGACCTGGTTGTTGCTGATACGGCCAACCACAAAATCAGAGCAATCGATCTGGCGAATCAAAAAGTCACCACGCTGGTCGGAACCGGTGAGCAGTGGATGCAGAACGATCCAACCGAGGGTCTTGGGCCACAGATTCGACTAAGCACTCCGTGGGATGTAACTGTAATCGGTCGAGACTTGCTAATCGGCATGTCGGGTGAACATCGCATCTGGGCTTACAACTTTGATGCCAAAAAAACTCGCATCTTTGCCGGCACAACAAACGAAGGTTTGGTCGACGGCAACCTGACCGAGGCTTGGTTTGCGCAACCTTCGGCACTGCAGCCTTCACAAAGTTTGCCCGACGCCTTCTGGTTAGTCGATGCCGAAACCTCCGCCCTACGGTTGATTAGCGGGGGCAAGATTTCCTCGCCCGTCGGCAAGGGTTTGTTTGATTTCGGCCACGTCGATGGGCCTGCATCTGAGGCGCTACTGCAGCACCCGCTTGGTCTTGATGAATTGCCTGACGGCTCGGTGCTAATCGCCGACACCTACAATCACTCAATCCGCCGATTCGATCCGCAAACCAATCAGGTTTCGACGGTGCTTCGCAATCTGGCCGAACCCAGTGACGTCAAAGTTATCGAGACTGAAGCCGGTCCACGCATGGTTGTAGTTGAGGCTGCAGCCGGACGCATTTCCCTGCACCCGATTTCCGATTCGGTAATGGTCGCCGGTGATGCCATGCGCACCACTCGACCCGCGTTGCTCATTCGCGACGGTGCTGTGTCCTTGGATGTTGTCTTCAACCCACCACCTGGACAGAAGTTTGATGAGCGCTATGGGCCATCTACTTCGCTGGTGATCAGCAGTACGCCAAAAGAGTTGCTGCTCTCCGGAGCCGGTACGTTCACCGGTTTGACCAAGGAACTGCAGATAAATCCAGAAATTGCAGAGGGAGTTCTGCACGTCGCTGCCAGAGGAGCATCCTGCGACGACGATGGTACCGAGTTTGCTGCCTGCCACATTCACCAGCAAGATTGGGGCATTCCGGTGAAGGTAGCCTCTAGTGGTTCTGCTGAGGTTCAGCTAGTTCTTTCAGGAAAACTGGAAGCATAA